A stretch of the Elephas maximus indicus isolate mEleMax1 chromosome 3, mEleMax1 primary haplotype, whole genome shotgun sequence genome encodes the following:
- the REEP6 gene encoding receptor expression-enhancing protein 6 isoform X3, producing the protein MDGLRQRFEQLLERRNLATEVLGALEARTGVEKRYLATGAVTLLGLYLLFGYGASLLCNLIGFVYPAYASIKAIESPNKEDDTLWLTYWVVYGLFGLVEFFSDLLLFWFPFYYVGKCAFLLFCMTPGPWNGAHILYHHVVRPLFLKHRAAVDSVVSDLSGRALDAAAGLTREVLRMLARSRAFITPVAEASPPLPLEPTVGRANVTQPQKDR; encoded by the exons ATGGACGGTCTGCGACAGCGGTTCGAGCAGCTTCTGGAACGGAGGAACCTGGCCACCGAGGTGCTCGGGGCGCTCGAAGCCAGGACCGGTGTCGAGAAGCGGTATTTGGCCACGG GAGCCGTGACGCTGTTAGGCCTATATCTTCTATTCGGCTACGGGGCATCTCTGCTGTGCAATCTCATCGGATTTGTATACCCCGCATATGCTTC aatCAAGGCTATCGAGAGTCCCAACAAAGAGGACGACACTTTGTGGCTCACATACTGGGTGGTCTACGGCCTCTTCGGGCTGGTAGAGTTCTTCAGCGATCTACTCCTGTTCTGGTTCCCTTTCTACTACGTGGGAAAG TGCGCCTTCCTGTTATTCTGCATGACGCCCGGGCCCTGGAACGGGGCCCACATCCTGTATCATCACGTCGTCCGTCCACTGTTTCTAAAGCATCGCGCAGCGGTGGACAGCGTCGTCAGCGACCTCAGCGGGCGAGCCCTGGACGCGGCAGCCGGACTCACCAGGGAGG TCCTGAGGATGCTGGCCCGGAGCCGGGCTTTCATCACCCCCGTGGCGGAGGCGAGCCCCCCGCTGCCCTTGGAGCCAACCGTAG GCCGGGCAAACGTGACACAGCCGCAGAAGGACAGGTGA
- the PCSK4 gene encoding proprotein convertase subtilisin/kexin type 4 isoform X2 has product MRPAGTALWLPLALALALALVDPLAVGWALARAPIYVSSWAVRVSQGNREAERLARKFGFTNLGQIFPDGQYFHLRHRGVAHRSLSPHWGHCLRLKKDPKVQWFEQQTLRRRVKRSLAVPTDPWFPKQWYMNNEVQPDLNILQVWGQGLTGQGVVVSILDDGIEKDHPDLWANYDPLASYDFNDYDPDPEPRYTSSDENRHGTRCAGEVAAIANNGFCGAGVAYNARIGGVRMLDGTITDIIEAQSLSLQPQHIHIYSASWGPEDDGRTVDGPGVLTREAFQRGVTEGRGGLGTLFVWASGNGGLHYDNCNCDGYTNSIHTLSVGSTTQQGRVPWYSEACASTLTTTYSSGVVTDPQIVTTDLHHQCTDKHTGTSASAPLAAGMIALALEANPFLTWRDMQHLVVRASKPAQLQAEDWRTNGVGRQVSHHYGYGLLDAGLLVDMARTWLPTQPQQKCAVNVVNAPTNILSLMHVQKNVSACAGLSSHIRSLEHVQVQLSLSYSRRGDLEIALTSPMGTHSTLVAVRDAVPLHAAALRDSRGHDGAAHGLPGDQQRVCAAGHRGAVPG; this is encoded by the exons ATGCGGCCCGCCGGGACTGCGCTCTGGCTGCCCCTGGCcttggccctggccctggccctcgtCGACCCCCTGGCTGTGGGGTGGGCCTTGGCCCGCGCCCCGATCTATGTCAGCAGCTGGGCCGTACGGGTGTCCCAGGGGAACCGGGAGGCCGAACGCCTAGCGCGCAAGTTCGGCTTCACCAACCTCGGGCAG ATCTTTCCCGATGGGCAGTACTTCCACCTACGGCACCGGGGCGTGGCCCACCGGTCCCTGAGCCCCCACTGGGGTCACTGCCTGCGCCTGAAGAAAGACCCCAAG GTGCAGTGGTTTGAGCAGCAGACACTGCGGCGGCGGGTGAAGCGCTCCCTGGCAGTGCCCACGGACCCCTGGTTCCCCAAGCAGTGGTACATG AACAACGAGGTGCAGCCCGACCTGAACATCCTGCAGGTGTGGGGCCAGGGGCTGACGGGCCAGGGCGTCGTAGTCTCCATCCTCGACGACGGAATCGAGAAGGACCACCCGGACCTCTGGGCCAACTAC GACCCCCTGGCCAGCTACGACTTTAACGACTATGACCCAGACCCCGAGCCTCGCTATACATCCAGCGATGAGAACCG ACACGGGACCCGCTGTGCAGGGGAAGTGGCTGCGATCGCCAACAATGGCTTCTGCGGTGCTGGTGTCGCCTACAACGCCCGAATCGGAG GAGTGCGCATGCTGGACGGCACCATCACAGACATCATCGAGGCCCAGTCGCTGAGCCTGCAGCCACAGCACATCCACATCTACAGTGCCAGCTGGGGCCCGGAGGACGACGGCCGCACGGTGGACGGGCCTGGTGTCCTCACCCGGGAGGCCTTCCAGCGCGGCGTGACTGAG GGCCGTGGCGGGCTGGGCACCCTGTTCGTCTGGGCGTCGGGCAACGGCGGGCTGCACTACGACAACTGTAACTGCGATGGCTACACCAACAGCATCCACACGCTGTCAGTGGGCAGCACCACCCAGCAGGGCCGTGTGccctggtacagtgaggcctgtGCCTCCACGCTCACCACCACCTACAGCAGTGGCGTTGTCACCGACCCGCAGATC GTCACCACGGACCTGCACCACCAGTGCACGGACAAGCACACGGGCACGTCCGCCTCTGCGCCACTGGCGGCGGGCATGATCGCCCTGGCTCTGGAGGCCAA CCCGTTCCTGACGTGGAGGGACATGCAGCACCTAGTGGTCCGCGCGTCCAAGCCGGCGCAGCTGCAGGCAGAGGACTGGAGGACCAACGGCGTGGGCCGCCAAG TGAGCCACCACTATGGCTACGGGCTGCTGGACGCCGGGCTGCTGGTGGACATGGCTCGTACCTGGCTGCCCACGCAGCCCCAGCAGAAGTGCGCTGTCAACGTCGTGAACGCCCCCAC CAACATCCTGTCGCTGATGCACGTGCAGAAGAACGTATCCGCCTGCGCCGGCCTCTCCAGCCACATCCGCTCCCTGGAGCACGTGCAGGTGCAGCTGTCGCTGTCTTACAGCCGCCGCGGCGACCTGGAGATCGCGCTCACCAGCCCCATGGGCACGCACTCCACGCTCGTGGCCGTCAG GGACGCTGTACCGCTACACGCTGCTGCTCTACGGGACAGCCGAGGACATGATGGCGCGGCCCACGGGCTCCCAGGTGACCAGCAGCGCGTGTGTGCGGCGGGACACAGAGGGGCTGTGCCAGGGTGA
- the REEP6 gene encoding receptor expression-enhancing protein 6 isoform X4, with protein sequence MDGLRQRFEQLLERRNLATEVLGALEARTGVEKRYLATGAVTLLGLYLLFGYGASLLCNLIGFVYPAYASIKAIESPNKEDDTLWLTYWVVYGLFGLVEFFSDLLLFWFPFYYVGKCAFLLFCMTPGPWNGAHILYHHVVRPLFLKHRAAVDSVVSDLSGRALDAAAGLTREGRANVTQPQKDR encoded by the exons ATGGACGGTCTGCGACAGCGGTTCGAGCAGCTTCTGGAACGGAGGAACCTGGCCACCGAGGTGCTCGGGGCGCTCGAAGCCAGGACCGGTGTCGAGAAGCGGTATTTGGCCACGG GAGCCGTGACGCTGTTAGGCCTATATCTTCTATTCGGCTACGGGGCATCTCTGCTGTGCAATCTCATCGGATTTGTATACCCCGCATATGCTTC aatCAAGGCTATCGAGAGTCCCAACAAAGAGGACGACACTTTGTGGCTCACATACTGGGTGGTCTACGGCCTCTTCGGGCTGGTAGAGTTCTTCAGCGATCTACTCCTGTTCTGGTTCCCTTTCTACTACGTGGGAAAG TGCGCCTTCCTGTTATTCTGCATGACGCCCGGGCCCTGGAACGGGGCCCACATCCTGTATCATCACGTCGTCCGTCCACTGTTTCTAAAGCATCGCGCAGCGGTGGACAGCGTCGTCAGCGACCTCAGCGGGCGAGCCCTGGACGCGGCAGCCGGACTCACCAGGGAGG GCCGGGCAAACGTGACACAGCCGCAGAAGGACAGGTGA
- the REEP6 gene encoding receptor expression-enhancing protein 6 isoform X2, protein MPGLSSEASVGGPEPRTVSSQVVNCSKGRCDMIRLGVSFKSDFCSASTSTLLSRKLHPRPHLSNQLRPAPGRPIGALSRRAPPPAAGTAAAAAEARQRAMRRGRGGRPHLLCPPCPPIGRSGGGRRRWAKRGRSWRAGSAARRSSSGCQPRRRCHGRSATAVRAASGTEEPGHRGARGARSQDRCREAVFGHGSRDAVRPISSIRLRGISAVQSHRICIPRICFNQGYRESQQRGRHFVAHILGGLRPLRAGRVLQRSTPVLVPFLLRGKVRLPVILHDARALERGPHPVSSRRPSTVSKASRSGGQRRQRPQRASPGRGSRTHQGGPGKRDTAAEGQVKPAANSCENLQAGELDAPDRQPSTDSSTGSPPEVPTSPSGPGKTPGVSSHEASGNSRSQSPVATSSGGRVQPPMGSASSSQLPSKTGGRPHPRGNSTSRPQGPNQQRPRLSMTPTAPGQTSRKPSTPSQHPSGTISQIPAPVQTPSGTNIPVPVPSPSKTPSRTPSRAPSRTTSEPGDVAPKSSKCHWKRSTRHASNTSVAKCSPSETSLETSCEWISKFTYTWPYFKEHRLRCLRHCWQLEHLAC, encoded by the exons atgccaggcctttcttctgaggcatctgtaGGTGGGCCTGAACCACGaacagttagtagccaagtggttAACTGTTCCAAGGGGAGGTGTGACATGATACGACTGGGTGTGAGCTTTAAAAGCGACTTCTG CTCCGCCTCCACCAGCACGCTGCTCTCCCGCAAGCTCCACCCCCGGCCCCACCTCTCCAATCAGCTACGTCCCGCGCCCGGCCGGCCAATCGGCGCCCTCAGCCGCCGCGCCCCGCCCCCTGCCGCCGGCACAGCCGCTGCGGCGGCCGAGGCCCGCCAGAGGGCGATGCGGCGGGGGAGAGGGGGCAGGCCCCACCTCCTTTGTCCGCCCTGCCCTCCTATTGGCCGGAGCGGGGGCGGCCGGCGGCGCTGGGCGAAGCGGGGGCGCTCTTGGCGGGCCGGGAGCGCGGCGCGGCGGTCGAGCTCGGGCTGCCAGCCCCGGCGCCGGTGCCATGGACGGTCTGCGACAGCGGTTCGAGCAGCTTCTGGAACGGAGGAACCTGGCCACCGAGGTGCTCGGGGCGCTCGAAGCCAGGACCGGTGTCGAGAAGCGGTATTTGGCCACGG GAGCCGTGACGCTGTTAGGCCTATATCTTCTATTCGGCTACGGGGCATCTCTGCTGTGCAATCTCATCGGATTTGTATACCCCGCATATGCTTC aatCAAGGCTATCGAGAGTCCCAACAAAGAGGACGACACTTTGTGGCTCACATACTGGGTGGTCTACGGCCTCTTCGGGCTGGTAGAGTTCTTCAGCGATCTACTCCTGTTCTGGTTCCCTTTCTACTACGTGGGAAAG TGCGCCTTCCTGTTATTCTGCATGACGCCCGGGCCCTGGAACGGGGCCCACATCCTGTATCATCACGTCGTCCGTCCACTGTTTCTAAAGCATCGCGCAGCGGTGGACAGCGTCGTCAGCGACCTCAGCGGGCGAGCCCTGGACGCGGCAGCCGGACTCACCAGGGAGG GCCGGGCAAACGTGACACAGCCGCAGAAGGACAGGTGAAGCCAGCCGCCAACTCTTGTGAAAACCTCCAGGCTGGGGAGCTGGATGCACCAGACCGCCAGCCCTCCACAGATTCCTCCACGGGATCCCCGCCTGAGGTCCCCACCAGCCCCTCGGGACCTGGCAAGACCCCCGGGGTCTCCTCCCACGAGGCCTCAGGCAACTCCCGATCTCAATCCCCGGTCGCCACCAGCTCCGGGGGCCGTGTCCAGCCTCCCATGGGCTCTGCCAGCAGCTCCCAGCTGCCCAGCAAGACTGGAGGGCGGCCGCATCCACGAGGCAACTCCACCAGTCGGCCCCAGGGCCCCAACCAGCAGCGTCCGCGACTGTCCATGACACCCACGGCCCCTGGGCAGACATCCCGCAAACCCTCAACCCCCTCGCAACATCCCAGCGGCACCATCAGCCAGATACCGGCCCCCGTCCAGACCCCCAGTGGAACCAACATCCCAGTGCCAGTGCCGTCCCCCAGCAAGACCCCCAGCAGGACCCCCAGCAGGGCCCCCAGCAGGACCACCAGCGAGCCCGGGGATGTGGCCCCCAAGTCCAGCAAATGTCACTGGAAGCGATCTACACGGCATGCCAGCAACACCTCAGTGGCCAAGTGCTCCCCTTCTGAGACCTCCCTGGAGACCTCCTGCGAGTGGATCTCCAAATTCACCTACACCTGGCCCTACTTCAAAGAACACCGCCTACGCTGCTTACGGCACTGCTGGCAGCTGGAGCACCTAGCCTGCTGA
- the PCSK4 gene encoding proprotein convertase subtilisin/kexin type 4 isoform X1: protein MRPAGTALWLPLALALALALVDPLAVGWALARAPIYVSSWAVRVSQGNREAERLARKFGFTNLGQIFPDGQYFHLRHRGVAHRSLSPHWGHCLRLKKDPKVQWFEQQTLRRRVKRSLAVPTDPWFPKQWYMNNEVQPDLNILQVWGQGLTGQGVVVSILDDGIEKDHPDLWANYDPLASYDFNDYDPDPEPRYTSSDENRHGTRCAGEVAAIANNGFCGAGVAYNARIGGVRMLDGTITDIIEAQSLSLQPQHIHIYSASWGPEDDGRTVDGPGVLTREAFQRGVTEGRGGLGTLFVWASGNGGLHYDNCNCDGYTNSIHTLSVGSTTQQGRVPWYSEACASTLTTTYSSGVVTDPQIVTTDLHHQCTDKHTGTSASAPLAAGMIALALEANPFLTWRDMQHLVVRASKPAQLQAEDWRTNGVGRQVSHHYGYGLLDAGLLVDMARTWLPTQPQQKCAVNVVNAPTNILSLMHVQKNVSACAGLSSHIRSLEHVQVQLSLSYSRRGDLEIALTSPMGTHSTLVAVRPFDVSGQGYDNWIFMSTHFWDEDPQGVWTLILENKGYYFNTGTLYRYTLLLYGTAEDMMARPTGSQVTSSACVRRDTEGLCQECHSPAYILGHLCVSYCPPRYFNHTQQAVTPGPGHPATPALRVCASCHPSCYTCRGSSPLDCTTCPPSYTLDEHQGSCLEPATPASHPLPTATAWPHCRGGPSQAVLLALLAMAAVCGPGFPPS, encoded by the exons ATGCGGCCCGCCGGGACTGCGCTCTGGCTGCCCCTGGCcttggccctggccctggccctcgtCGACCCCCTGGCTGTGGGGTGGGCCTTGGCCCGCGCCCCGATCTATGTCAGCAGCTGGGCCGTACGGGTGTCCCAGGGGAACCGGGAGGCCGAACGCCTAGCGCGCAAGTTCGGCTTCACCAACCTCGGGCAG ATCTTTCCCGATGGGCAGTACTTCCACCTACGGCACCGGGGCGTGGCCCACCGGTCCCTGAGCCCCCACTGGGGTCACTGCCTGCGCCTGAAGAAAGACCCCAAG GTGCAGTGGTTTGAGCAGCAGACACTGCGGCGGCGGGTGAAGCGCTCCCTGGCAGTGCCCACGGACCCCTGGTTCCCCAAGCAGTGGTACATG AACAACGAGGTGCAGCCCGACCTGAACATCCTGCAGGTGTGGGGCCAGGGGCTGACGGGCCAGGGCGTCGTAGTCTCCATCCTCGACGACGGAATCGAGAAGGACCACCCGGACCTCTGGGCCAACTAC GACCCCCTGGCCAGCTACGACTTTAACGACTATGACCCAGACCCCGAGCCTCGCTATACATCCAGCGATGAGAACCG ACACGGGACCCGCTGTGCAGGGGAAGTGGCTGCGATCGCCAACAATGGCTTCTGCGGTGCTGGTGTCGCCTACAACGCCCGAATCGGAG GAGTGCGCATGCTGGACGGCACCATCACAGACATCATCGAGGCCCAGTCGCTGAGCCTGCAGCCACAGCACATCCACATCTACAGTGCCAGCTGGGGCCCGGAGGACGACGGCCGCACGGTGGACGGGCCTGGTGTCCTCACCCGGGAGGCCTTCCAGCGCGGCGTGACTGAG GGCCGTGGCGGGCTGGGCACCCTGTTCGTCTGGGCGTCGGGCAACGGCGGGCTGCACTACGACAACTGTAACTGCGATGGCTACACCAACAGCATCCACACGCTGTCAGTGGGCAGCACCACCCAGCAGGGCCGTGTGccctggtacagtgaggcctgtGCCTCCACGCTCACCACCACCTACAGCAGTGGCGTTGTCACCGACCCGCAGATC GTCACCACGGACCTGCACCACCAGTGCACGGACAAGCACACGGGCACGTCCGCCTCTGCGCCACTGGCGGCGGGCATGATCGCCCTGGCTCTGGAGGCCAA CCCGTTCCTGACGTGGAGGGACATGCAGCACCTAGTGGTCCGCGCGTCCAAGCCGGCGCAGCTGCAGGCAGAGGACTGGAGGACCAACGGCGTGGGCCGCCAAG TGAGCCACCACTATGGCTACGGGCTGCTGGACGCCGGGCTGCTGGTGGACATGGCTCGTACCTGGCTGCCCACGCAGCCCCAGCAGAAGTGCGCTGTCAACGTCGTGAACGCCCCCAC CAACATCCTGTCGCTGATGCACGTGCAGAAGAACGTATCCGCCTGCGCCGGCCTCTCCAGCCACATCCGCTCCCTGGAGCACGTGCAGGTGCAGCTGTCGCTGTCTTACAGCCGCCGCGGCGACCTGGAGATCGCGCTCACCAGCCCCATGGGCACGCACTCCACGCTCGTGGCCGTCAG GCCCTTTGACGTCAGCGGCCAAGGCTACGACAACTGGATCTTCATGTCCACCCACTTCTGGGACGAGGACCCTCAGGGCGTCTGGACTCTGATTCTggagaacaagggatattatttcAACACGG GGACGCTGTACCGCTACACGCTGCTGCTCTACGGGACAGCCGAGGACATGATGGCGCGGCCCACGGGCTCCCAGGTGACCAGCAGCGCGTGTGTGCGGCGGGACACAGAGGGGCTGTGCCAGG AATGTCACAGCCCTGCCTACATCCTGGGCCACCTCTGTGTCTCCTACTGCCCACCGCGATACTTCAACCACACGCAGCAGGCAGTAACCCCGGGGCCTGGGCACCCAGCCACACCCGCCCTGCGAGTCTGTGCCAGCTGCCACCCATCCTGCTACACCTGCCGTGGCAGCTCTCCCCTTGACTGCACCACCTGCCCCCCCTCATACACCCTGGAtgagcaccagggctcctgcttggAGCCTGCCACCCCTGCCAGCCACCCACTGCCCACCGCCACCGCTTGGCCCCACTGCCGCGGTGGCCCATCCCAGGCTGTGCTGCTGGCCCTGCTGGCTATGGCTGCAGTGTGTGGGCCTGGGTTCCCCCCAAGCTGA
- the REEP6 gene encoding receptor expression-enhancing protein 6 isoform X1: MPGLSSEASVGGPEPRTVSSQVVNCSKGRCDMIRLGVSFKSDFCSASTSTLLSRKLHPRPHLSNQLRPAPGRPIGALSRRAPPPAAGTAAAAAEARQRAMRRGRGGRPHLLCPPCPPIGRSGGGRRRWAKRGRSWRAGSAARRSSSGCQPRRRCHGRSATAVRAASGTEEPGHRGARGARSQDRCREAVFGHGSRDAVRPISSIRLRGISAVQSHRICIPRICFNQGYRESQQRGRHFVAHILGGLRPLRAGRVLQRSTPVLVPFLLRGKVRLPVILHDARALERGPHPVSSRRPSTVSKASRSGGQRRQRPQRASPGRGSRTHQGGPEDAGPEPGFHHPRGGGEPPAALGANRRPGKRDTAAEGQVKPAANSCENLQAGELDAPDRQPSTDSSTGSPPEVPTSPSGPGKTPGVSSHEASGNSRSQSPVATSSGGRVQPPMGSASSSQLPSKTGGRPHPRGNSTSRPQGPNQQRPRLSMTPTAPGQTSRKPSTPSQHPSGTISQIPAPVQTPSGTNIPVPVPSPSKTPSRTPSRAPSRTTSEPGDVAPKSSKCHWKRSTRHASNTSVAKCSPSETSLETSCEWISKFTYTWPYFKEHRLRCLRHCWQLEHLAC, translated from the exons atgccaggcctttcttctgaggcatctgtaGGTGGGCCTGAACCACGaacagttagtagccaagtggttAACTGTTCCAAGGGGAGGTGTGACATGATACGACTGGGTGTGAGCTTTAAAAGCGACTTCTG CTCCGCCTCCACCAGCACGCTGCTCTCCCGCAAGCTCCACCCCCGGCCCCACCTCTCCAATCAGCTACGTCCCGCGCCCGGCCGGCCAATCGGCGCCCTCAGCCGCCGCGCCCCGCCCCCTGCCGCCGGCACAGCCGCTGCGGCGGCCGAGGCCCGCCAGAGGGCGATGCGGCGGGGGAGAGGGGGCAGGCCCCACCTCCTTTGTCCGCCCTGCCCTCCTATTGGCCGGAGCGGGGGCGGCCGGCGGCGCTGGGCGAAGCGGGGGCGCTCTTGGCGGGCCGGGAGCGCGGCGCGGCGGTCGAGCTCGGGCTGCCAGCCCCGGCGCCGGTGCCATGGACGGTCTGCGACAGCGGTTCGAGCAGCTTCTGGAACGGAGGAACCTGGCCACCGAGGTGCTCGGGGCGCTCGAAGCCAGGACCGGTGTCGAGAAGCGGTATTTGGCCACGG GAGCCGTGACGCTGTTAGGCCTATATCTTCTATTCGGCTACGGGGCATCTCTGCTGTGCAATCTCATCGGATTTGTATACCCCGCATATGCTTC aatCAAGGCTATCGAGAGTCCCAACAAAGAGGACGACACTTTGTGGCTCACATACTGGGTGGTCTACGGCCTCTTCGGGCTGGTAGAGTTCTTCAGCGATCTACTCCTGTTCTGGTTCCCTTTCTACTACGTGGGAAAG TGCGCCTTCCTGTTATTCTGCATGACGCCCGGGCCCTGGAACGGGGCCCACATCCTGTATCATCACGTCGTCCGTCCACTGTTTCTAAAGCATCGCGCAGCGGTGGACAGCGTCGTCAGCGACCTCAGCGGGCGAGCCCTGGACGCGGCAGCCGGACTCACCAGGGAGG TCCTGAGGATGCTGGCCCGGAGCCGGGCTTTCATCACCCCCGTGGCGGAGGCGAGCCCCCCGCTGCCCTTGGAGCCAACCGTAG GCCGGGCAAACGTGACACAGCCGCAGAAGGACAGGTGAAGCCAGCCGCCAACTCTTGTGAAAACCTCCAGGCTGGGGAGCTGGATGCACCAGACCGCCAGCCCTCCACAGATTCCTCCACGGGATCCCCGCCTGAGGTCCCCACCAGCCCCTCGGGACCTGGCAAGACCCCCGGGGTCTCCTCCCACGAGGCCTCAGGCAACTCCCGATCTCAATCCCCGGTCGCCACCAGCTCCGGGGGCCGTGTCCAGCCTCCCATGGGCTCTGCCAGCAGCTCCCAGCTGCCCAGCAAGACTGGAGGGCGGCCGCATCCACGAGGCAACTCCACCAGTCGGCCCCAGGGCCCCAACCAGCAGCGTCCGCGACTGTCCATGACACCCACGGCCCCTGGGCAGACATCCCGCAAACCCTCAACCCCCTCGCAACATCCCAGCGGCACCATCAGCCAGATACCGGCCCCCGTCCAGACCCCCAGTGGAACCAACATCCCAGTGCCAGTGCCGTCCCCCAGCAAGACCCCCAGCAGGACCCCCAGCAGGGCCCCCAGCAGGACCACCAGCGAGCCCGGGGATGTGGCCCCCAAGTCCAGCAAATGTCACTGGAAGCGATCTACACGGCATGCCAGCAACACCTCAGTGGCCAAGTGCTCCCCTTCTGAGACCTCCCTGGAGACCTCCTGCGAGTGGATCTCCAAATTCACCTACACCTGGCCCTACTTCAAAGAACACCGCCTACGCTGCTTACGGCACTGCTGGCAGCTGGAGCACCTAGCCTGCTGA